The Leucobacter viscericola genome includes a window with the following:
- a CDS encoding SOS response-associated peptidase family protein translates to MCASYGLSGNGERIELPRGLEPMDDRDSQQLLSDWMEQRSGSAKITGKNAVNLNPIIRANSAGEQELLMAWWWIWLDGSGPVKFSAFNSRDDKLLRSWKRPFQHRAILPASWYVEKKGRFHLPEHEPFGIAALTNTITREDGTELVTYSMVTRDAVGEAADYWPRMPLVLPQSLYSEWLDPERPGDESLVSEVQHGSDEISRTLTAAV, encoded by the coding sequence ATGTGTGCATCATATGGACTCAGCGGTAACGGCGAGCGGATCGAGCTACCCCGCGGGCTTGAGCCGATGGATGACCGAGACTCGCAGCAACTCTTGTCAGATTGGATGGAGCAGCGCAGCGGGAGCGCGAAGATCACCGGCAAGAACGCGGTCAATCTGAACCCGATCATTCGCGCGAACTCTGCCGGTGAGCAAGAGTTGCTGATGGCGTGGTGGTGGATCTGGCTCGACGGATCAGGGCCGGTCAAATTCAGCGCCTTCAACAGCCGCGATGACAAACTCCTACGCTCATGGAAGCGCCCCTTTCAGCACCGCGCAATCCTCCCCGCATCCTGGTACGTCGAAAAGAAAGGCCGCTTCCACCTCCCCGAGCACGAACCATTCGGGATCGCGGCACTCACGAATACGATTACTCGAGAAGACGGCACCGAGCTCGTCACCTATTCAATGGTGACTCGCGACGCTGTAGGTGAGGCTGCCGACTATTGGCCACGCATGCCACTCGTGCTCCCACAATCCCTCTACAGCGAATGGCTCGACCCCGAACGCCCCGGCGACGAAAGTCTCGTGTCAGAAGTACAGCACGGCTCCGACGAAATCTCACGAACACTCACCGCCGCGGTGTGA
- a CDS encoding holin → MFEKQFWKDAGERAVKTFAQAAVALLTAGATGLLGIDWLQLFSVAGLAALVSILTSVGSDSFGDRGTASLVTRDAEDSV, encoded by the coding sequence ATGTTCGAGAAGCAGTTTTGGAAAGATGCTGGCGAGCGTGCAGTGAAGACATTTGCTCAGGCCGCGGTAGCTTTGCTCACCGCGGGCGCGACTGGGTTACTCGGGATTGACTGGCTTCAGCTTTTCTCGGTAGCCGGTCTAGCGGCGCTCGTGTCGATCCTCACTTCGGTGGGGTCCGATTCGTTCGGCGACCGCGGGACTGCCTCGCTTGTCACTCGCGACGCTGAAGACAGTGTGTAG
- a CDS encoding M23 family metallopeptidase, producing the protein MAELFWPFDPALVSEWPGTRPQGWADHVGTDFAVAQGTPLRATMSGIVDIIWNDGLGAWVIDIIAPDGTVARHGHLSRMDPKDGQWVNAGDVIGLTGGALGTIGAGLSTGSHLHWEIRDNRGWGPVGWYDPRSLPIKAFPKHAAPAAPKRQEHNMLMAYYEHAAGPNQGRWAVFGPKFWMELSTQRAANAFAQQLGLVAFHTDAGGWAKFKRVSK; encoded by the coding sequence ATGGCTGAGTTATTTTGGCCGTTCGATCCCGCGCTCGTGAGTGAGTGGCCTGGTACTCGCCCGCAGGGGTGGGCTGATCACGTCGGCACTGACTTTGCGGTTGCGCAAGGGACACCGTTGCGCGCCACCATGTCCGGCATTGTCGACATCATTTGGAACGACGGCCTGGGTGCGTGGGTGATCGACATCATCGCACCGGACGGCACTGTCGCCCGTCACGGTCATCTGTCACGGATGGACCCGAAAGATGGCCAGTGGGTGAACGCCGGAGATGTGATCGGACTCACTGGCGGGGCGCTCGGCACTATCGGGGCCGGTCTCTCGACTGGTTCTCACTTGCACTGGGAGATCCGTGACAACCGCGGGTGGGGTCCGGTGGGTTGGTATGACCCGCGCAGTCTCCCCATCAAAGCATTTCCGAAGCATGCCGCACCTGCGGCACCGAAAAGACAGGAGCACAACATGTTGATGGCATACTACGAGCACGCTGCAGGACCGAATCAGGGACGCTGGGCCGTTTTTGGCCCGAAGTTCTGGATGGAACTGTCCACGCAGCGGGCCGCTAACGCGTTCGCGCAGCAGCTCGGACTCGTCGCGTTCCACACTGATGCTGGTGGGTGGGCGAAGTTCAAGCGAGTCTCGAAATGA
- a CDS encoding tape measure protein — MSFEVGRLSAALTLDGMPEFHRGLDDAGRKLNEAGQKGKSFGEAGAAAVRKAAGATTGLVSAAGAYLAILTKTGISYNSLQQNSRAALKVLLGGTEQANEQMSKLDDFARNSPFSKSVFISAQQQLLGFGMEAAKVIPTLDAVQQSVAAMGGSNEQISEVVNILANVQSTGKLTAETLNQLGYRGIDAAQLIGKAWGVTGNDIRDSITDSTLDGRAALEALVGQMGATYGGAADGIKEQWSGAVDRIKAANRDLGAHIAEPFVSAQGGGMAVTWGNQVADVLRAIEKQAIPVMSILTQRGMPFFASLIEGLDKARMSIQRWDASTLDQSLDKLGHHAPGIAALAGATLALGAQVGPLGKVLTTLGISANPVVAAFVGMAAASPEVRESLKGVLEAGKPLVPVVAELATTLSGTLNAALPVVASGVDVFASALKVVVGIVEKIPAPVLVGAAAFLAMHRAAGPLGGVLQNVGDGIQSLAARGAGQAVGEIAGGVGALGSVANVAKGGVLTLGTALKTAFLSNPIGIAITAVSMALGAWAMANAAAQQKVEEHNSRVLALKDTLNETTGAMTKATEATVLSQLGETRAKTLADEMGISYRDMQHAILGNEDALKRVNAAMDKHIATTTTGDENLNTWSADATNAKNRVKEFSEILDDHKSALEDAQQATREKIQSDREAAAALTDAGRSNQRFNEALEAARDITQDAETRVRALTQALDELNGGTKSARQSQTDLNESSLQIADAMKQVDENGNQLWKSFVEGSGQINTSTQAGISFERMLDAANEKMKSATQAAVEDRMAHDDRAGAIEAAIRVGNENIKQMEASLVAGGMQEEQARKVAAAYFDIPSLIATVLTDNDTISETDQKVLQFLSKLSEVPSGKTLTIETEGNEQAIASMKALGFAVKETADKKHVEITSSGEEGVVDALGVINGTYVPKKVLEIDANAANAFSEIDGVNVKVVDGKTAYVYGNTESAMSEIQKVIDQGIPGKTSVVDANDAAFWVKWNTIQAQDAIQKTVQIITETFSVDKGKHFAGAVLTSGFSSGGTVEQFAKGGFPSGMYAGRVGGIWKPGVDGKLHNFAEKELGVPWEAYISGNPAFRERNIGLALESLKRLAFPVVPASQVYGTRAFARGDMLANRTNSASSAAAPVTVSRVERGRDAPLIGSVSIGEGVTRDQFEEFKTRLDFYERGGR, encoded by the coding sequence ATGAGTTTCGAAGTCGGACGGCTAAGTGCTGCCCTCACGCTCGACGGGATGCCCGAGTTCCATCGTGGGCTCGATGATGCTGGGCGTAAGCTCAACGAGGCCGGGCAGAAGGGCAAGAGCTTCGGCGAAGCCGGTGCGGCAGCGGTACGTAAGGCTGCTGGCGCGACGACCGGGCTCGTTTCCGCTGCGGGCGCGTATCTCGCGATCCTCACCAAGACCGGCATCAGTTACAACAGCCTGCAACAAAACAGCCGTGCGGCGCTCAAGGTGCTGCTCGGTGGTACTGAGCAGGCCAACGAGCAGATGTCGAAGCTCGACGACTTTGCGAGGAACTCTCCCTTCTCGAAGTCCGTGTTTATCTCGGCGCAGCAGCAGCTCCTTGGCTTCGGTATGGAGGCCGCGAAGGTTATCCCGACACTGGATGCTGTGCAGCAGTCGGTGGCTGCGATGGGTGGCTCGAACGAGCAAATCAGCGAAGTCGTCAACATTCTCGCGAACGTCCAGTCGACGGGCAAACTGACTGCCGAAACCCTGAACCAACTCGGCTATCGCGGTATCGACGCCGCGCAGCTTATCGGCAAGGCGTGGGGCGTCACCGGCAACGACATTCGTGACTCGATCACCGACTCCACCCTCGACGGGCGCGCGGCGCTCGAAGCGCTTGTCGGCCAGATGGGGGCCACCTACGGTGGTGCCGCGGATGGCATCAAGGAACAGTGGTCTGGTGCGGTCGACCGTATCAAGGCCGCAAACCGTGACCTCGGCGCACATATCGCGGAGCCGTTCGTGTCTGCTCAGGGTGGCGGCATGGCCGTCACGTGGGGCAACCAAGTCGCCGACGTACTCAGGGCTATCGAGAAGCAGGCCATCCCGGTCATGTCGATCCTCACCCAGAGGGGGATGCCGTTCTTTGCGTCCCTCATTGAGGGGCTCGACAAAGCACGCATGTCGATTCAGCGTTGGGACGCATCGACGCTTGATCAGTCACTTGACAAGCTCGGCCATCACGCACCCGGAATAGCAGCCCTCGCGGGCGCAACGCTCGCGCTCGGTGCACAGGTTGGACCGCTCGGGAAGGTACTCACCACTCTCGGGATCTCGGCCAACCCTGTCGTGGCCGCGTTCGTGGGTATGGCAGCAGCATCCCCCGAGGTACGTGAATCGCTGAAGGGTGTGCTCGAAGCGGGCAAGCCTCTCGTACCTGTAGTGGCTGAGCTCGCAACAACCCTCTCGGGGACACTCAATGCGGCACTCCCTGTGGTGGCGTCCGGTGTCGACGTTTTTGCGTCTGCGCTCAAGGTCGTTGTCGGGATCGTCGAGAAGATCCCCGCACCAGTCCTGGTTGGAGCAGCGGCGTTTCTTGCGATGCACCGCGCGGCAGGACCACTTGGCGGTGTGCTTCAGAACGTCGGCGATGGCATCCAAAGCCTTGCGGCTCGTGGTGCAGGGCAAGCGGTCGGCGAGATTGCTGGCGGGGTAGGCGCACTTGGGTCCGTGGCGAACGTCGCAAAGGGCGGCGTGCTCACGCTCGGCACTGCGCTCAAAACTGCGTTCTTAAGCAACCCCATCGGCATTGCGATCACTGCGGTCTCAATGGCGCTCGGTGCGTGGGCGATGGCCAACGCAGCCGCCCAGCAGAAAGTTGAAGAGCACAACAGTAGGGTACTCGCGCTAAAAGACACTCTGAATGAGACCACAGGCGCAATGACGAAAGCGACTGAAGCCACTGTTCTATCGCAGCTCGGAGAGACACGCGCCAAGACACTCGCGGATGAAATGGGCATCTCCTATCGAGATATGCAGCATGCAATTCTAGGAAATGAAGACGCGCTTAAGCGAGTGAACGCTGCAATGGACAAGCACATCGCTACCACTACGACCGGCGATGAAAACCTCAATACTTGGTCCGCTGATGCCACCAACGCAAAGAACCGTGTCAAGGAATTCTCGGAGATTCTTGATGACCACAAGTCAGCTCTTGAAGATGCACAGCAAGCAACGCGCGAGAAGATTCAATCTGATCGAGAGGCGGCGGCAGCTCTCACGGACGCTGGGCGAAGCAATCAACGGTTCAATGAGGCGCTTGAGGCCGCACGAGACATTACCCAAGACGCCGAGACACGAGTTCGGGCTCTTACTCAAGCTCTAGATGAGCTGAATGGCGGCACCAAATCTGCTCGGCAATCACAGACCGACCTAAATGAGTCCAGTCTTCAAATTGCTGACGCCATGAAGCAGGTTGACGAGAACGGCAACCAGCTTTGGAAGTCATTTGTGGAGGGCTCAGGTCAAATCAACACCTCGACGCAGGCGGGCATTTCGTTCGAAAGGATGCTCGATGCGGCGAACGAAAAGATGAAGTCTGCGACCCAAGCAGCAGTCGAAGACAGGATGGCGCACGATGACCGCGCAGGTGCCATAGAGGCAGCGATCAGGGTGGGCAACGAAAACATCAAGCAGATGGAAGCGTCTCTTGTCGCGGGTGGGATGCAAGAAGAACAGGCGCGGAAGGTGGCGGCTGCATACTTTGATATCCCCTCACTTATCGCGACTGTGCTCACCGACAATGACACGATCAGCGAGACAGACCAAAAGGTCTTGCAATTTCTTTCGAAACTGTCTGAAGTGCCAAGCGGCAAGACGCTCACGATTGAGACGGAGGGCAACGAACAAGCCATTGCCAGCATGAAGGCACTCGGATTTGCTGTGAAAGAGACCGCTGACAAAAAGCATGTCGAAATTACCTCTTCTGGGGAAGAGGGTGTGGTCGACGCTCTGGGCGTTATCAATGGCACATATGTTCCCAAAAAAGTCCTTGAGATCGACGCGAATGCCGCGAACGCCTTCAGTGAAATCGATGGCGTAAACGTCAAAGTAGTGGATGGAAAAACCGCCTATGTGTACGGCAATACCGAGTCGGCCATGTCCGAAATTCAGAAAGTGATTGACCAAGGTATCCCGGGCAAGACTTCAGTTGTCGATGCTAACGATGCGGCTTTCTGGGTCAAGTGGAACACGATCCAGGCACAAGACGCGATCCAGAAGACCGTGCAGATCATCACTGAAACCTTCAGTGTTGACAAGGGGAAGCACTTCGCTGGCGCTGTGCTGACGAGTGGGTTTTCATCTGGGGGAACTGTTGAGCAATTCGCAAAAGGCGGTTTCCCCTCAGGCATGTATGCCGGACGTGTCGGTGGAATATGGAAGCCCGGCGTGGATGGCAAGCTGCACAATTTCGCGGAGAAAGAGTTGGGTGTCCCGTGGGAGGCCTACATCTCGGGCAACCCTGCCTTCCGTGAACGAAACATTGGCCTAGCGCTTGAGTCGCTTAAGCGTCTGGCGTTCCCGGTTGTTCCAGCTAGTCAGGTGTATGGGACGCGGGCGTTTGCGCGGGGTGACATGCTCGCAAACCGCACGAACTCGGCATCATCTGCAGCGGCTCCGGTGACGGTGTCGCGTGTTGAGCGTGGCCGTGACGCACCCCTTATTGGGTCGGTCTCTATCGGTGAGGGTGTGACCCGTGACCAGTTTGAAGAGTTCAAGACGAGGCTCGATTTTTACGAGAGAGGTGGCCGCTAG
- a CDS encoding phage tail tube protein, with product MVYTPPAPTKGVNGQSYEFKLDVAAIPEGSAEYVWLPGPDITGLQPNASPKTADGTTYANRGQDDTPTVGETFTIAFDAKAVKNTEGKLAPYMSLLIAAAQANLKGGDPTKKVIAARVYHEWVEELSWQLTAEVSFQRKNTGNADIEFFSFTLTSKGDREVVPNPALTTTP from the coding sequence ATGGTTTATACACCTCCCGCCCCGACAAAGGGCGTCAACGGGCAGTCCTACGAGTTCAAGCTCGATGTCGCCGCAATCCCAGAGGGGAGCGCCGAATATGTTTGGCTCCCTGGCCCTGACATTACGGGGTTGCAGCCGAACGCTTCCCCCAAGACCGCGGACGGCACCACGTACGCGAATCGCGGACAGGACGACACCCCGACCGTGGGTGAGACGTTCACAATCGCTTTTGACGCGAAGGCCGTCAAGAACACGGAGGGGAAGCTCGCCCCGTACATGTCACTGCTGATCGCGGCAGCACAGGCGAACCTCAAGGGCGGTGACCCCACCAAGAAGGTCATCGCGGCTCGCGTCTACCACGAATGGGTGGAAGAACTTTCGTGGCAACTTACTGCAGAGGTCAGCTTCCAGCGGAAGAACACGGGCAACGCCGACATCGAGTTCTTCAGCTTCACGCTCACCTCGAAGGGTGACCGCGAGGTCGTTCCGAACCCGGCACTCACAACTACTCCGTAA
- a CDS encoding major capsid protein, producing MPITLAEANRNTQTDLDVTVIDEFRKESVVLDTMLFDDVVNPAGGGATMTYGYRRLKTQPTADFRELNTEYTPVNVETEHHVTGLAVLGGTFQIDRVIAKLGPAASGGVALNMRQKVKATSTKFQDAVINGDTAVEAHGFDGLDKALAGSSTEMVTAANWQDLDTDPSAPHKALDLFDEFLSLLDGTPTVILGNAKALAKVRAIVRRSSMYNREPVEGLMGANGRPITRENYGGIFFADPGTKAGTNSPIIPITGGKTSLYAYRVALDGFHAISTAGGQLIESWLPDFSNVKAVQEGGVELGPVGVALKSTKSAAVLRDLTV from the coding sequence ATGCCGATCACACTGGCAGAAGCCAACCGCAACACCCAGACCGACCTCGATGTCACCGTCATTGACGAATTCCGCAAAGAATCCGTGGTGCTCGACACGATGCTCTTCGACGATGTCGTGAACCCTGCAGGCGGTGGGGCGACGATGACCTACGGGTACCGTCGACTCAAGACTCAGCCCACCGCCGACTTCCGTGAACTCAACACCGAGTACACGCCCGTGAACGTCGAGACCGAACACCACGTGACCGGCCTCGCCGTGCTCGGTGGCACGTTCCAGATCGACCGCGTGATCGCGAAGCTCGGTCCCGCCGCATCTGGTGGTGTCGCTCTGAACATGCGTCAGAAGGTCAAGGCCACCTCGACGAAGTTCCAGGATGCCGTTATCAACGGTGACACCGCCGTCGAGGCTCATGGTTTCGACGGGCTGGACAAGGCGCTTGCTGGCTCCTCGACTGAGATGGTCACGGCAGCAAACTGGCAGGATCTCGACACGGACCCGTCTGCGCCGCACAAGGCACTGGACCTGTTTGATGAGTTCCTGTCGCTGCTTGATGGCACCCCGACCGTGATCCTCGGCAACGCCAAGGCGCTCGCGAAGGTGCGTGCTATCGTGCGCCGTTCGTCCATGTACAACCGCGAACCAGTTGAGGGCCTGATGGGTGCGAACGGTCGACCGATCACGCGCGAAAACTACGGCGGGATCTTCTTCGCCGATCCCGGCACCAAAGCGGGCACCAACAGCCCGATCATCCCGATTACTGGGGGCAAGACGAGCCTGTACGCGTACCGTGTCGCGCTCGACGGCTTCCATGCCATCTCGACCGCGGGAGGCCAGCTCATCGAGTCCTGGCTGCCTGACTTCTCGAACGTGAAGGCAGTGCAGGAGGGCGGCGTCGAGCTCGGCCCTGTGGGTGTCGCGCTCAAGTCAACCAAGTCGGCGGCGGTACTGCGCGACCTCACCGTCTAG
- a CDS encoding phage minor capsid protein, which produces MEQWPGDSPQAWIDDFGHAIAERYRRIEEALEGTLRRLAEQHLDAPDDTIARYNAIRELREQAERLVKQVNPDELARWATEEAASGASSEIARVLVDFPAYAARGVSQVTALTAGGAYAVAAVELDLRDSLRALNARILRAPVDAYQAMTSKHVGSLLTGMTTSQALHRRILDEYLADGITGFVDKADRRWTIGAYSEMATRTAAARAWRDQSVASMTAAGITTFTPVIGVSACSACGAWAGKIVTDGGPTGTITVPHAITGEPTEITVDGTLDEMRASGWGHPNCRCVLVPGLPGGPDPTQYTTHDPQAQQDREHLRELERDVRSAKRDGGPDEIGAAQAALRAHVRDTGLIRREFREQLPFADGGTKNPRGNTKPTPPKSRERMTWGERQRALGFPTGAGWDLDPHEIEFYERFTDSGHSVKLIAKSLDGKPTNDFIWRSNGAIQVEVKKTKNKNSSIVDRISKAVTSAWENHGFVKDRFIIDLQDFPASPGLLNQLGKYNDHRTPERRIRELWVFSRGILHRVVLKTEK; this is translated from the coding sequence ATGGAGCAGTGGCCTGGCGATTCCCCGCAAGCTTGGATCGACGACTTCGGGCATGCGATAGCCGAACGTTACCGGCGCATCGAGGAAGCGCTCGAAGGGACGCTGCGGCGGCTCGCTGAGCAGCATCTCGACGCACCCGATGACACGATTGCCCGCTACAACGCGATCCGTGAACTGCGTGAGCAGGCCGAACGTCTCGTGAAGCAGGTCAATCCTGACGAGCTCGCAAGGTGGGCGACAGAGGAAGCCGCGAGCGGGGCGAGTTCGGAGATCGCCCGCGTCCTGGTCGACTTCCCGGCATATGCTGCACGCGGTGTGAGCCAAGTAACGGCTCTCACCGCGGGTGGTGCGTATGCGGTAGCGGCGGTCGAACTCGATCTACGCGACAGCCTGCGAGCACTCAACGCCCGCATTCTTCGTGCCCCGGTCGACGCCTACCAGGCGATGACCTCAAAGCACGTCGGCTCACTCCTAACGGGCATGACGACCTCGCAGGCACTCCACCGTCGCATCCTCGACGAATACCTCGCAGACGGCATCACCGGTTTCGTCGACAAGGCTGACCGGCGTTGGACTATCGGGGCGTACTCGGAGATGGCTACCAGGACCGCGGCAGCACGTGCCTGGCGAGACCAATCAGTCGCGTCCATGACGGCGGCAGGGATCACGACTTTCACGCCTGTCATCGGTGTTTCTGCATGCTCGGCGTGTGGGGCGTGGGCGGGGAAGATCGTCACCGATGGCGGACCAACAGGCACAATCACGGTGCCGCACGCGATCACTGGGGAACCTACCGAGATCACGGTCGACGGCACACTCGACGAGATGCGCGCATCAGGATGGGGACACCCCAACTGCCGCTGCGTGCTCGTGCCCGGCCTACCGGGTGGGCCTGACCCGACGCAGTACACGACGCACGACCCGCAAGCACAGCAAGACCGTGAACATCTCCGCGAGCTCGAACGTGACGTGCGCTCAGCGAAACGCGACGGTGGCCCTGACGAGATAGGTGCAGCACAAGCCGCACTCAGGGCACACGTCCGAGATACGGGCCTGATTCGGCGCGAGTTCCGTGAACAGTTGCCATTCGCTGACGGTGGCACCAAGAACCCTCGCGGCAACACGAAGCCGACACCGCCGAAGTCTCGCGAGCGTATGACATGGGGTGAGCGGCAGCGGGCGCTCGGGTTCCCGACCGGTGCCGGATGGGATCTGGACCCGCACGAGATCGAGTTCTACGAACGCTTCACCGACAGCGGGCATTCGGTCAAGTTGATCGCGAAGAGCCTCGACGGCAAGCCCACGAACGATTTCATTTGGAGATCGAACGGTGCCATTCAGGTGGAAGTGAAGAAGACGAAGAACAAGAACTCGAGCATTGTCGACCGCATCTCGAAGGCGGTCACATCGGCGTGGGAGAACCACGGCTTTGTCAAGGATCGCTTCATCATCGACCTGCAAGATTTCCCCGCGTCGCCGGGGCTTCTCAACCAGCTTGGCAAGTACAACGACCACCGGACACCGGAGCGTCGCATCCGCGAACTGTGGGTGTTCAGTCGCGGGATCTTGCATCGAGTGGTCCTGAAGACAGAAAAGTAG
- a CDS encoding phage portal protein has protein sequence MPMPQPNAPWPPKEWGPAYDQYAENDAWLTGDVKTLQTLYSGQQGATHTHNGAPYRGGIAGVASRLFWGRPVPQGEQRTRLHVPAAADLATLASDLQYSDPPVTDFAEVTDGAKVNDKARTRLDLIMNSDDAHATLNSMGEVKSALGASIILPRWDADIEDHVWLDYAAADAAIPTFKHRRLVEVTLWSEFVDGNVYWRHLEHHAPGYIEHALFQGNQTSLGKRVPLEERPETAGYAAIVDGESRYATEIDRLTAGYLPNAPALSWRKSGQLADAGRSDFNQCIPLFDALDEAFSSWMRDLKLGSAKLIVPEQYLHANGPGAGASFDAFREMFLGLNIPGDPNKHLTIDAHQFAIRVQEHEQTMRGIMREILRKAGYSPSSWGDPDEKSSQVTATEIQQRSAQTERTRSKKNLYDRRVLSRMGSVALELDGLIFKGKGGGRYDLNVVFPELSRTDPKTEAETIGLLNVAGAISAETAVRRANPDWDDTAVTEEVAKIQARKTENMPPDPFSAGRVDEEPNHEEE, from the coding sequence ATGCCGATGCCTCAACCGAATGCCCCTTGGCCCCCGAAAGAATGGGGGCCCGCCTACGACCAGTATGCCGAAAACGACGCCTGGCTGACCGGTGACGTGAAGACGCTACAAACGCTCTACTCGGGGCAGCAGGGCGCGACGCACACCCACAACGGTGCACCATACCGTGGCGGGATTGCTGGGGTCGCGTCGCGCCTGTTCTGGGGGCGACCTGTACCGCAGGGTGAACAGCGCACCAGGCTTCACGTGCCTGCGGCGGCTGACCTTGCCACGCTCGCGTCAGACCTGCAGTACTCCGACCCTCCGGTGACAGACTTCGCCGAGGTGACAGACGGCGCGAAGGTCAATGACAAGGCACGCACTCGTCTCGACCTCATCATGAACAGCGACGACGCACACGCGACCCTCAACTCGATGGGTGAAGTGAAAAGCGCACTCGGCGCGTCAATCATTCTCCCTCGGTGGGATGCCGACATCGAAGACCATGTGTGGCTTGATTACGCTGCCGCAGACGCAGCAATCCCCACGTTTAAACATCGCCGACTCGTCGAGGTCACTCTGTGGTCTGAGTTTGTCGACGGCAACGTGTACTGGCGGCACCTCGAACACCACGCGCCCGGATATATCGAGCACGCACTGTTCCAAGGCAACCAGACCAGCCTCGGAAAACGGGTGCCGTTGGAAGAACGACCTGAGACCGCAGGCTACGCGGCCATTGTTGATGGTGAGTCACGCTACGCGACCGAGATTGACCGGCTCACCGCGGGGTACCTCCCGAACGCTCCCGCGTTGTCGTGGCGTAAGTCGGGCCAGTTGGCAGACGCTGGCCGCAGCGACTTCAACCAGTGCATCCCCCTCTTTGACGCGCTCGACGAGGCATTCTCGTCATGGATGCGTGACCTAAAGCTCGGGTCAGCAAAGCTCATCGTCCCTGAACAGTACCTCCATGCCAATGGTCCCGGTGCTGGTGCGAGCTTTGATGCTTTCCGTGAGATGTTCCTCGGACTCAACATCCCTGGCGACCCGAACAAGCACCTGACAATCGACGCTCATCAGTTCGCGATCCGTGTTCAGGAGCACGAGCAGACTATGCGCGGCATCATGCGCGAAATCCTCCGCAAAGCAGGTTACTCACCCTCATCTTGGGGCGACCCGGACGAGAAGAGTTCACAGGTCACCGCGACGGAGATCCAGCAGCGCAGCGCTCAGACGGAGCGCACGCGGTCGAAGAAGAACCTTTACGACAGGCGCGTGCTGTCGCGTATGGGGTCTGTGGCGCTCGAACTTGACGGGCTCATTTTCAAGGGCAAGGGCGGCGGTAGGTACGACCTCAACGTTGTATTCCCTGAGCTTTCACGCACGGACCCGAAGACTGAAGCCGAGACTATCGGGCTCCTCAACGTGGCCGGTGCGATCAGTGCAGAGACCGCGGTGCGCCGCGCGAATCCCGACTGGGACGACACAGCGGTGACCGAAGAGGTGGCAAAGATTCAGGCACGCAAGACCGAGAACATGCCACCTGACCCGTTCAGCGCAGGCCGTGTCGACGAAGAACCAAACCACGAAGAGGAGTAA